One genomic region from Sphingobacterium sp. UGAL515B_05 encodes:
- a CDS encoding carboxy terminal-processing peptidase, whose translation MFRKLIFALFVVSIVSCGSKPRVALPDDGGLKPSTQHQIIAKEVSGLLENASYKKVKMNDSISGIIYDNLIKSLDQGKNYLLQSDIDEFQAYRNNLAQDIKNGDLSAAFHIFNVYSKRYLDRMQYALSEIDKKQDYTKDEYYQPNREKLGWFKTADEANDQWRKRVKYDLLNLETASGKSTDSAKTKQVETLKKRYVNLISQAKKTNANDAFQVVMQALTDAVDPHTSYFNPSFAQAFNEGMANTFEGIGARLVVDNEAVSIFEIIPGGPIFKDKSIHVNDKIIAVAQGKDGEFEDIIGWRLDAAVAKIKGPKGTIVRLKIIPAGQPMNSHPRIVSLVREKIVVEEESAKKEIMNVKGADGKTYKVGIINIPKFYMDFEAYRRRDPNYKSTTRDVRLILDTLKQEKVDAVVIDLRFNGGGSLPEAIDLTGLFIDKGPVVQVRDTKNNIDVEEDKNAGVSWDGPLGIMINRFSASASEIFAGAIQDYGRGIILGSQSYGKGTVQSAIDMSRVISPTSRLLLKASGEKDPDTPEGAPQYGQINITLGKFYRVNGSSTQHKGVTPDIVFPSQFSAEKFGESSEKSALPWDQIQSSNFKKVADLSTVDKKLEAMHEARIKNSLEYKYLKEDIEEAQKDEDVKIPLELNKFKKEKDDNLKKNRDRINALLKLQGKPAWEEGKSQPKIDLDFVKDESAKVMTDYIINFGTKK comes from the coding sequence ATGTTTAGGAAACTCATATTTGCACTTTTTGTTGTATCCATTGTTTCTTGTGGCTCAAAACCACGGGTAGCGCTTCCTGATGATGGAGGGCTTAAACCGAGCACGCAACATCAGATTATTGCTAAAGAAGTCTCTGGATTATTGGAAAATGCGAGCTACAAAAAGGTCAAAATGAATGATTCGATATCGGGCATCATATACGATAATCTGATCAAAAGTTTGGATCAAGGAAAAAATTACTTACTTCAATCGGATATTGATGAATTTCAAGCGTACAGAAACAATCTTGCGCAGGATATCAAAAATGGAGATCTTTCGGCCGCATTCCATATTTTTAATGTCTATTCAAAGAGATACCTGGACAGAATGCAATATGCGCTTTCAGAAATCGACAAGAAACAGGATTATACAAAAGATGAGTATTACCAACCTAATCGTGAAAAACTGGGCTGGTTTAAAACTGCTGATGAAGCGAACGACCAATGGCGTAAACGCGTAAAATACGACCTCCTGAACTTAGAAACTGCCAGTGGAAAATCTACGGATAGTGCGAAGACCAAACAGGTGGAAACACTAAAAAAACGTTATGTTAATTTGATCTCGCAGGCGAAGAAAACCAATGCCAACGATGCTTTTCAAGTGGTCATGCAAGCATTGACCGATGCTGTTGATCCACATACCTCCTATTTTAACCCATCCTTTGCCCAGGCATTCAATGAAGGAATGGCCAATACGTTTGAAGGCATCGGAGCAAGACTTGTCGTCGACAACGAAGCTGTAAGCATCTTCGAAATTATCCCGGGTGGCCCAATATTCAAAGACAAGAGCATTCACGTCAATGATAAGATCATTGCAGTGGCTCAAGGAAAAGATGGTGAATTTGAAGACATTATTGGTTGGAGACTTGATGCTGCGGTAGCAAAAATCAAGGGGCCAAAAGGAACCATTGTTCGCCTGAAAATTATACCTGCTGGTCAGCCAATGAACTCTCATCCGCGCATTGTCTCTTTAGTACGTGAGAAAATCGTCGTTGAAGAAGAGTCTGCAAAGAAAGAGATTATGAACGTCAAAGGCGCCGATGGAAAAACCTACAAAGTAGGTATCATCAATATTCCGAAGTTCTACATGGATTTTGAAGCGTACAGAAGACGCGATCCAAACTATAAGAGCACAACGAGAGACGTTAGATTAATCTTAGATACCTTGAAACAGGAGAAAGTAGATGCTGTTGTCATCGACTTGCGATTCAATGGTGGTGGATCCTTACCTGAAGCAATTGATCTAACTGGTTTATTTATCGATAAAGGCCCAGTTGTACAAGTAAGAGACACAAAAAATAACATCGATGTCGAAGAAGATAAAAATGCCGGCGTATCCTGGGATGGCCCATTAGGTATTATGATCAACCGCTTCTCGGCTTCGGCTTCTGAAATCTTTGCCGGTGCTATCCAAGATTACGGAAGAGGTATTATCTTAGGCTCTCAAAGTTATGGCAAAGGAACCGTGCAATCGGCGATCGACATGTCACGCGTTATCAGTCCGACCAGCCGCTTACTCCTAAAAGCCTCAGGTGAAAAAGATCCAGATACCCCAGAAGGTGCTCCTCAATATGGACAGATCAATATTACATTGGGTAAATTTTATCGTGTAAACGGTAGCAGTACACAACATAAAGGGGTTACACCTGATATCGTATTCCCTTCCCAGTTCTCCGCAGAGAAATTTGGCGAGAGCTCAGAAAAATCAGCACTCCCTTGGGATCAAATCCAATCGAGCAACTTCAAAAAAGTAGCTGACCTAAGTACTGTTGACAAAAAATTAGAAGCGATGCATGAAGCACGTATTAAAAACTCATTGGAATATAAGTATCTGAAAGAGGATATTGAAGAAGCTCAAAAAGATGAGGATGTTAAAATTCCATTGGAACTCAACAAATTCAAAAAAGAAAAAGATGACAACCTCAAGAAAAATAGAGACCGCATCAACGCTTTATTGAAATTGCAGGGTAAACCAGCATGGGAGGAAGGCAAGTCCCAACCTAAAATCGATCTTGACTTTGTGAAAGATGAAAGTGCCAAAGTGATGACCGATTATATCATCAATTTTGGAACTAAAAAATAG
- a CDS encoding DoxX family protein, giving the protein MAIWNSLGKYRDTGLLILRVGLGVMMIMHGLPKLQGGPELWAGVGKSMGNIGIHFMPTFWGFMAAATETVGGLFLLLGLFFRPAALLLAFTMVIAGLMHLSKGDGISGASHAIELCFVFLGLILIGPGKHSVDKK; this is encoded by the coding sequence ATGGCAATTTGGAATTCATTGGGTAAATATCGGGATACAGGACTGTTGATACTACGTGTCGGACTGGGGGTGATGATGATCATGCATGGTCTGCCCAAGTTACAGGGCGGTCCTGAGCTCTGGGCAGGTGTCGGAAAATCAATGGGTAATATTGGTATTCATTTTATGCCTACATTTTGGGGTTTTATGGCTGCCGCAACCGAAACTGTTGGGGGGCTATTTTTACTGCTGGGACTCTTTTTCCGACCTGCGGCATTATTGCTTGCTTTTACGATGGTCATTGCTGGATTAATGCATCTTTCTAAAGGAGACGGTATCTCTGGAGCATCACATGCAATTGAGCTTTGCTTTGTGTTTCTAGGACTTATCCTTATTGGACCGGGTAAACATTCGGTTGACAAGAAATAA
- a CDS encoding replication-associated recombination protein A, whose amino-acid sequence MATRIPLAERLRPRQLSDYVGQQHIVGPDAVLYHAIQQKNIPSMILWGPPGVGKTSLALLIARELDRPFFSLSAIQAGVKDIREVIEKAERLMNFNQDQPILFIDEIHRFSKSQQDSLLGAVERGLVTLIGATTENPSFEVISALLSRCQVYVLEHLSEEDLIGLIQKALHEDEYLQKQAIVVEEYEALLRLSGGDARKLLNVLELVVNAAVLHKEPITNAFVLKQVQQNMAIYDKAGEQHYDIISAFIKSIRGSDPNAAVYWLARMIEGGEDPSFIARRLLILASEDIGNANPNALLLANNCFQAVNVIGWPESRIILSQTVIYLATSVKSNASYEAINKAQALVKQTGDLSVPLHIRNAPTKLMKDLNYGAEYKYAHAYPGNFVVQEFLPKEISGVKLYEPGQNSQEEKLRQSLRDKWKEKYRY is encoded by the coding sequence ATGGCGACACGAATTCCATTAGCAGAACGACTTAGACCACGGCAATTGAGCGATTACGTGGGACAACAACATATTGTGGGGCCAGATGCAGTACTCTATCATGCAATCCAGCAGAAGAATATTCCATCTATGATCCTGTGGGGACCTCCAGGTGTCGGAAAAACAAGTTTGGCCTTGCTGATCGCAAGGGAGCTGGACCGGCCCTTCTTTTCATTAAGTGCAATTCAGGCAGGGGTGAAAGATATTCGTGAAGTCATCGAAAAAGCCGAGCGGCTGATGAACTTCAACCAAGATCAGCCCATTTTATTTATTGATGAAATTCACCGTTTTTCCAAATCGCAGCAGGATTCGCTTTTAGGGGCTGTTGAACGCGGGCTGGTGACACTGATTGGTGCAACAACAGAAAACCCCTCGTTCGAAGTGATTTCTGCCTTGCTCTCGCGTTGCCAAGTGTATGTATTGGAACATCTTTCGGAAGAAGATCTTATTGGATTAATTCAAAAAGCATTACATGAAGATGAATACCTGCAAAAACAAGCTATTGTTGTAGAAGAATATGAGGCCTTGTTGCGGCTGTCCGGTGGCGATGCACGTAAATTGTTGAATGTACTTGAGCTGGTCGTTAATGCAGCGGTATTACATAAAGAGCCCATTACGAATGCGTTTGTACTGAAACAGGTACAGCAAAATATGGCCATTTATGACAAAGCAGGCGAGCAGCATTACGATATTATATCGGCCTTTATTAAGTCCATCCGTGGGTCTGATCCAAATGCAGCAGTCTATTGGCTTGCACGGATGATCGAAGGCGGGGAGGATCCGTCCTTTATTGCGCGGAGATTGTTGATTTTGGCTTCTGAAGATATTGGCAATGCCAATCCGAATGCCTTGTTGCTGGCCAACAATTGTTTTCAGGCGGTCAATGTTATCGGGTGGCCCGAATCACGTATTATTCTTTCGCAAACGGTGATCTATCTGGCGACTTCTGTCAAGAGCAACGCTTCCTACGAAGCAATCAATAAGGCACAGGCTTTGGTGAAACAAACGGGCGATCTATCAGTACCCTTGCATATCCGTAATGCGCCGACCAAACTGATGAAGGATTTAAATTATGGTGCCGAATACAAATATGCACATGCTTATCCGGGAAACTTTGTCGTTCAGGAATTTCTGCCCAAAGAAATCAGCGGTGTCAAATTGTATGAACCAGGGCAAAATTCGCAGGAGGAAAAATTAAGACAAAGTTTACGGGATAAATGGAAGGAGAAATACCGGTATTAA
- a CDS encoding LD-carboxypeptidase, with the protein MSKIPDFLKEGDKVAIVCPASFIRGSIDVGIKTLESWGLEVVVGKTVGTSFHQFAGDDKLRAADLQWALDDPSIKAVFAARGGYGCVRIVDQIDFSSFEKNPKWLVGFSDITVLHSHIQRNYKIATIHGQMPKSFETGTKASLETLRNALFGHNMDFTYEQTLFPNRAGKGEGKLVGGNLAILLSVLASDSDVNYKNKILFIEDVGEAYYSIDRMLWALKRAGKLKKLKGLIVGGFSAMKDNDPTFGQSVEEIVWDKVKEYDFPVAFGYPAGHIDDNHALVFGRRVTLETTDNSVQLTYL; encoded by the coding sequence ATGTCCAAAATACCTGATTTTCTGAAAGAAGGCGATAAAGTCGCTATTGTATGCCCTGCGAGTTTTATTCGTGGATCTATTGATGTAGGCATAAAAACATTGGAGAGCTGGGGACTGGAAGTTGTGGTCGGGAAAACCGTCGGGACATCGTTCCATCAGTTTGCCGGCGATGACAAGTTGCGGGCAGCAGATCTGCAGTGGGCACTGGATGATCCGTCGATTAAAGCTGTTTTTGCCGCGCGCGGGGGTTACGGTTGTGTTCGTATTGTCGATCAGATAGATTTTTCAAGCTTTGAAAAGAATCCCAAATGGTTGGTGGGCTTTAGTGATATTACCGTATTGCATAGTCATATTCAACGCAACTATAAAATTGCAACAATACATGGACAGATGCCCAAATCCTTTGAAACCGGGACAAAAGCCTCTCTTGAAACCTTAAGAAATGCATTGTTCGGTCATAATATGGACTTTACCTATGAGCAAACCTTATTTCCCAACCGCGCGGGTAAAGGCGAAGGCAAATTGGTCGGTGGAAATTTGGCGATTTTATTGTCTGTACTTGCGTCGGATTCGGATGTCAATTACAAGAATAAAATTTTATTTATTGAAGACGTCGGTGAAGCCTATTATTCCATAGACAGAATGTTATGGGCGTTGAAACGCGCAGGAAAACTAAAAAAATTAAAAGGTCTGATTGTGGGAGGGTTCTCTGCCATGAAAGACAATGATCCTACTTTTGGGCAAAGTGTTGAAGAAATTGTGTGGGATAAAGTGAAAGAATATGATTTTCCGGTGGCTTTTGGCTACCCTGCCGGGCATATTGATGACAATCATGCCCTTGTATTTGGCCGAAGAGTAACATTGGAAACTACCGATAATTCTGTTCAGTTAACCTATTTGTAG
- a CDS encoding tetratricopeptide repeat protein, whose protein sequence is MRMTKYWISIFSTLTILMNVPSQVVAQSADKDYTGAIKKYDPSFKGIGPEVYFLPPPKTANEILAENYADKKSFSKEIARKLLLQRLLLQLRSTNNLGHFQYLMNPMPTAADNWNSAIEAQTKAENWIAGYALANEAALFSIKNSDSSNASKFLYQALSLANRTDNRDDIATINMNISNFQLYSGDFVRAEESAQNYHTYAMKSKSYAEQANAWLLIAMARAGQGNYKAAENNIIRSAIPLFNKAKAYEGKIFAWEMLAEIYFKQNKFTEAQWFLLQARDLANAKKLSSELAEIEYLLASSKQKDGNYKVAIKEFVQAAELASDENNKQLSLAILDKLGEVYLVLKDYPSADQTYKAYTQLKNELYN, encoded by the coding sequence ATGAGAATGACAAAATACTGGATTTCTATATTTTCCACCCTGACCATATTGATGAATGTCCCCAGTCAGGTTGTGGCACAAAGCGCCGATAAGGATTATACCGGTGCGATAAAAAAATATGACCCCTCGTTTAAGGGTATTGGTCCGGAGGTTTATTTTTTACCGCCGCCCAAAACAGCCAACGAAATACTGGCGGAGAATTATGCCGACAAGAAGTCTTTCAGCAAAGAAATTGCCAGGAAACTCCTGCTCCAACGACTGCTTTTACAGCTACGGAGCACCAATAATTTGGGGCATTTTCAATATTTGATGAATCCCATGCCTACGGCGGCAGATAACTGGAATAGCGCTATAGAGGCACAAACGAAGGCTGAAAACTGGATTGCGGGTTATGCTCTTGCCAATGAAGCAGCCTTATTTTCAATTAAAAATAGCGATAGCAGCAACGCCTCAAAATTTCTATATCAGGCGCTTTCCTTGGCAAACCGGACAGATAACAGAGATGATATCGCGACCATAAATATGAACATCAGCAATTTCCAGCTGTATAGTGGAGACTTTGTACGCGCCGAAGAGAGCGCACAAAATTACCATACCTACGCGATGAAGAGCAAAAGCTATGCAGAGCAAGCCAACGCCTGGCTTTTAATTGCTATGGCACGAGCCGGCCAAGGAAATTATAAAGCTGCCGAAAATAATATTATCCGCAGTGCGATCCCTTTATTCAATAAGGCCAAAGCCTATGAAGGAAAAATCTTTGCATGGGAAATGCTTGCTGAAATTTATTTTAAGCAAAATAAATTTACCGAGGCGCAGTGGTTTTTATTACAAGCCCGCGACTTGGCCAATGCAAAAAAATTAAGTAGCGAGCTTGCTGAAATTGAATATTTACTAGCTTCCTCCAAACAAAAAGATGGTAACTATAAGGTTGCAATCAAAGAATTTGTGCAGGCGGCAGAACTAGCTTCAGATGAAAATAACAAACAACTGTCGCTCGCTATATTGGATAAACTTGGCGAGGTGTATCTTGTGCTAAAAGATTATCCGTCGGCTGATCAGACCTACAAGGCCTATACGCAGCTAAAAAATGAATTGTACAATTGA
- a CDS encoding PepSY-associated TM helix domain-containing protein, which yields MNLRRYNIYFNTHTISGIIICAILYVIFFAGSFSFFKNEINAWQKNESDKGGTYRNLVFDHLLDSIGQIKELKGRDITFYMQHNGHSSYVNIGASQDTIVANKAKAVAAQKELAEKKRLAVTNKGAAVKDEKKKRRGRGRRGNDDSMYFSYDLTTKKPSDYSDGYTMGEFLYRLHFLAPLNQIGINIGRPFGYTLAGLVSFIFLFALISGLMLHWDKIKSNFFVFRPGNKWKTVWTDMHTALGVIGFPYQFMYALTGIVLIVNSVLIIPFSKYQYDGKEDEVYAALGYNDNTKYTYLYEPLTTTFNMGDFLDRLEKKWPNSHMNRIFIKNYGDKSMHVVALYDADIDKNFAGSGRLIYRVADNKILFEKSAAENGSYLDYMKGFIYRLHLADFGGYPVKIIYFVLGIMGCFVIISGILIWLVARDKNNIPKRKRVFNFWAANVFMASCLTMFPVTAGTFIAVKLATKVDQPFIFHVYFYSWLVLGVFYIIRRNIGKTNLETLLLGSVLALAVPIVNGIKTGNWIWETYRSGANDILLVDLLWLSLGIIGLLIFTKMLQTTKKENANGKKVTGATNKNHTKSGNSSDGDSKTGTGSPLPPKRAFALKNKPATEI from the coding sequence ATGAATCTAAGACGTTACAACATCTATTTCAATACCCATACGATTTCAGGGATAATCATCTGCGCCATTTTGTATGTGATTTTCTTCGCTGGTTCTTTTTCATTTTTTAAAAATGAAATCAATGCCTGGCAAAAAAACGAGTCCGACAAAGGCGGAACGTACCGAAATCTTGTTTTTGATCACCTTTTGGACTCTATTGGCCAGATCAAAGAACTTAAGGGTAGGGATATTACGTTTTATATGCAACACAATGGTCATTCGAGTTATGTCAATATCGGCGCATCCCAGGATACTATAGTTGCGAACAAAGCGAAAGCAGTCGCTGCGCAAAAAGAATTGGCCGAAAAGAAACGGCTTGCGGTGACAAATAAAGGCGCAGCGGTAAAAGATGAAAAAAAGAAAAGACGTGGCCGCGGTCGAAGGGGAAATGACGATTCCATGTATTTTTCTTATGACCTGACGACGAAAAAACCTTCGGACTACAGCGATGGTTATACCATGGGTGAATTTTTGTATCGTCTCCATTTCCTTGCTCCGCTCAACCAGATCGGAATCAATATCGGGCGTCCCTTTGGTTATACGTTGGCTGGACTAGTTTCTTTTATCTTCCTATTCGCATTGATCTCCGGGCTAATGCTTCACTGGGATAAAATCAAATCCAACTTCTTTGTATTTAGGCCCGGAAACAAATGGAAAACGGTATGGACCGATATGCACACGGCACTCGGTGTGATCGGATTCCCTTACCAGTTTATGTATGCACTTACGGGGATCGTATTAATTGTGAACTCGGTACTGATTATTCCCTTTAGCAAGTACCAATACGATGGCAAAGAAGATGAGGTGTATGCTGCGCTCGGTTACAACGACAATACAAAATATACTTATTTGTATGAACCGCTCACCACAACCTTTAATATGGGCGATTTTTTGGATAGACTGGAAAAAAAATGGCCAAACAGCCATATGAACCGCATCTTTATCAAAAATTATGGCGATAAAAGCATGCATGTCGTAGCACTATACGATGCCGACATTGATAAAAACTTTGCTGGTTCGGGCAGGCTGATCTATCGCGTGGCTGACAACAAGATCCTCTTTGAAAAATCTGCCGCAGAAAATGGCTCTTATCTGGATTATATGAAGGGTTTCATTTACCGTCTGCATCTGGCAGATTTTGGAGGCTATCCCGTCAAAATTATTTATTTTGTCTTAGGTATCATGGGTTGTTTTGTCATCATTTCGGGCATCCTAATCTGGCTGGTGGCACGTGACAAAAATAATATCCCAAAGCGCAAACGTGTCTTTAACTTTTGGGCAGCCAATGTATTTATGGCCAGCTGTCTAACGATGTTTCCCGTCACCGCAGGAACTTTTATCGCCGTTAAGCTTGCGACTAAAGTAGACCAGCCCTTTATATTTCATGTCTATTTTTATAGCTGGCTAGTATTAGGTGTTTTTTATATCATCCGCCGTAACATAGGGAAAACAAACTTAGAAACACTCTTACTCGGCTCGGTATTGGCTTTAGCAGTACCTATTGTGAATGGGATAAAAACGGGTAACTGGATATGGGAAACTTATCGCTCAGGCGCGAATGACATTTTACTGGTGGACCTTCTTTGGTTGTCTTTAGGAATCATCGGCCTACTCATCTTTACAAAGATGTTACAAACGACAAAAAAGGAAAATGCGAATGGCAAAAAAGTTACTGGAGCAACTAACAAAAACCATACGAAGTCGGGCAATAGCAGCGATGGCGACAGTAAAACAGGTACAGGTAGTCCATTGCCGCCTAAGAGAGCGTTCGCCCTAAAAAACAAACCTGCGACAGAGATCTAA
- a CDS encoding universal stress protein encodes MKNLLLLTDFSDNAYAAARYAAQLAPLWGIEKVVLYHTYEVIPTVGTEPVVISNSEILEEKQKDLNTWQQELMLLFPDGIAWKSVLEEYELSYGVNRTCAEEDIDLVIVGTAGKSGLKKLLLGSNTLKLIENCHTPLLVVPARAEFRVPKKMLIATNLKEVKLKLNRLLVNAAEVLRKSEVYVVHVTKEDPANKAVNAEITAMQDLLAPYHPIYSYILNADIASGINQYINENHIDMMVTFHRDKGLLSRIFNTSIAQKMAWKSHAAMMVIPVHSG; translated from the coding sequence ATGAAAAATCTACTCTTGTTAACAGACTTTTCGGACAATGCCTATGCTGCTGCGCGATATGCCGCGCAATTGGCTCCGCTCTGGGGAATTGAAAAGGTTGTCTTATACCATACATACGAAGTAATCCCTACCGTGGGAACCGAACCTGTTGTCATAAGCAATTCAGAAATCTTGGAAGAAAAGCAAAAGGATCTCAATACCTGGCAGCAGGAACTGATGTTACTTTTCCCTGATGGCATTGCCTGGAAATCAGTTCTTGAGGAATACGAGCTTAGCTACGGCGTAAACCGCACCTGTGCTGAGGAGGACATTGACCTTGTCATCGTCGGGACAGCTGGTAAAAGCGGCTTAAAAAAGCTACTCCTTGGTAGCAATACCCTCAAGCTGATCGAAAATTGTCACACACCATTGCTGGTGGTCCCCGCACGGGCAGAATTTCGGGTACCCAAAAAGATGTTGATCGCCACCAATCTCAAAGAGGTAAAACTGAAATTAAACCGTCTTTTGGTTAATGCCGCAGAAGTCTTACGTAAAAGTGAGGTCTATGTGGTTCATGTGACCAAAGAAGACCCTGCAAATAAGGCGGTAAATGCCGAAATAACAGCCATGCAAGATTTACTGGCGCCTTATCATCCCATCTATAGTTATATCCTCAATGCAGACATTGCTTCTGGAATCAACCAATACATCAACGAAAATCATATCGACATGATGGTCACTTTCCATCGGGACAAGGGCTTATTAAGCAGAATATTCAATACAAGTATAGCGCAGAAGATGGCTTGGAAAAGCCATGCTGCGATGATGGTCATCCCCGTACATTCGGGTTAA
- a CDS encoding universal stress protein produces MKRILLLTDFSENALLAAKQVALCTEAWKTQKVIVYHTYNSVTIVNNEPIVIVNDEVKESKEKELIAWFDQIRLLFPPQVELSHQMEDVDLPMGVNDMCKSQHIDLVALGITGQTGFAKILVGSNAITLMDICNKPMLIVSHKVNPAVPKNVLATTDLKEVDRKLDLFNLDQVLETFDAQLYVLNVAKKEGSAADLAQELKHLHERLDKYHPIYDYISHDDIALGIEEYAKEKHIDLILSFHKKQGLLASLFKTSISKKIAWNGAANLLVIPMDRS; encoded by the coding sequence ATGAAACGTATCCTCCTGTTAACTGACTTTTCAGAAAATGCGCTACTAGCAGCAAAACAAGTTGCCCTATGTACAGAAGCCTGGAAAACGCAAAAGGTTATTGTCTACCATACTTACAATAGTGTCACCATTGTCAATAACGAACCTATTGTTATCGTCAATGATGAAGTGAAAGAGAGCAAAGAAAAGGAACTCATAGCATGGTTTGATCAAATTAGACTATTGTTTCCACCGCAAGTAGAATTATCTCATCAGATGGAAGATGTTGATCTGCCAATGGGAGTCAATGACATGTGTAAATCCCAGCATATTGACCTTGTCGCCTTGGGTATCACCGGACAAACAGGTTTCGCAAAGATCCTGGTCGGTAGCAATGCCATTACATTGATGGATATCTGCAATAAGCCTATGCTGATCGTTTCCCATAAGGTAAATCCTGCCGTCCCCAAAAATGTGTTGGCGACAACAGATCTCAAAGAAGTCGATCGAAAGCTTGATTTATTCAATTTAGATCAGGTGTTGGAAACCTTCGACGCACAACTTTATGTATTGAATGTCGCTAAAAAAGAGGGCTCTGCAGCCGATCTAGCACAGGAACTAAAGCACCTCCATGAACGCCTGGACAAATATCATCCGATTTATGACTACATCAGCCATGATGATATTGCACTAGGTATTGAAGAATATGCCAAAGAGAAACATATTGATCTCATACTTTCATTCCATAAAAAGCAAGGCCTATTAGCGAGCCTATTCAAAACGAGCATATCTAAGAAGATAGCCTGGAATGGCGCGGCCAACTTACTGGTTATTCCGATGGATAGATCGTAG